One genomic region from Chthoniobacterales bacterium encodes:
- a CDS encoding response regulator: MNNLLQEISGYVHLARESTKTKGPTWEHLESCLGSVERATSTVHTLLTHLDGTKDTVQKPFAPVAMAPQKTDESLAFKGLKSQAVEFINDVSVTNPGGTKETIMVVDDEVHVMLLAKMMLAENGYRVVTAKDGFEAIDNYKKLREKIDLVILDFTMPGMHGDQVFEELRKINPSVAVILSSGFADQTKLNRMFSQGLKEFVAKPYTQQRLLSEIRNVLDSL, from the coding sequence TTGAACAACCTCCTGCAGGAGATTTCGGGCTACGTCCATCTCGCTCGTGAATCGACGAAAACCAAGGGCCCGACGTGGGAGCATCTGGAGAGCTGCCTGGGCAGTGTTGAGCGCGCCACCAGCACTGTGCACACCCTGCTGACTCATCTCGATGGAACGAAGGACACCGTGCAGAAACCGTTTGCGCCAGTTGCCATGGCCCCGCAGAAGACAGACGAAAGCCTAGCTTTCAAAGGCCTGAAATCGCAAGCCGTCGAATTCATCAACGACGTCAGCGTCACCAATCCGGGCGGCACCAAGGAAACCATTATGGTCGTGGACGACGAAGTCCATGTGATGCTGCTCGCCAAAATGATGCTCGCCGAAAACGGTTACCGCGTTGTCACGGCCAAGGATGGGTTTGAAGCCATCGACAATTACAAGAAGCTCCGAGAAAAAATCGACCTCGTGATTCTCGATTTTACGATGCCAGGGATGCACGGTGACCAGGTTTTCGAAGAATTGAGAAAAATCAATCCCTCGGTTGCGGTCATTCTCAGCAGCGGATTTGCGGACCAAACCAAGCTAAATCGGATGTTCTCCCAAGGTTTGAAGGAATTTGTCGCCAAGCCCTACACGCAGCAGCGGCTCCTGAGCGAAATTCGCAACGTCCTCGATTCGCTTTAA
- a CDS encoding acetyl-CoA carboxylase carboxyltransferase subunit alpha produces the protein MKVQPLDFEKPIVELEKKIEDLKKHSKASSFDLDSEVQSMEKKIVQLRSEIYSNLTAWQRVQIARHTARPFYLNYLEECFTDFVELHGDRLFGDDPAMPGGLATIGDYRCVVIGHQKGRNTKENVHRNFGSANPEGYRKALRLMRLADKFQLPIVSLIDTPGAYPGVGAEERHIAESIAVNIREMMLLNVPIVSVVIGEGGSGGALGIGVADHVLIMENAYYSVISPEGCAAILWKHRSFAPEAAEALKLSSTHLVELGLVDGVVREPEGGAHHDPKASAELLKASLLASLDALSPVPREQLLQARYEKFRNFGKFFDPDSNSDVVRAAKRRA, from the coding sequence ATGAAAGTCCAACCCCTCGATTTTGAAAAGCCGATCGTCGAACTCGAAAAAAAGATCGAGGATCTGAAGAAACATTCCAAGGCCAGCAGCTTCGACCTTGATTCCGAGGTGCAGAGCATGGAGAAAAAAATCGTCCAGCTTCGCTCGGAGATTTACAGCAATCTCACCGCTTGGCAGCGCGTGCAGATCGCCCGGCACACGGCGCGTCCCTTTTACCTGAATTATCTGGAGGAATGCTTCACGGATTTTGTCGAGTTGCACGGCGACCGGCTTTTTGGCGACGATCCAGCGATGCCCGGCGGGTTGGCGACGATTGGTGATTATAGGTGCGTCGTCATCGGCCATCAAAAAGGTCGCAACACCAAGGAAAACGTCCATCGCAACTTCGGTAGCGCCAATCCCGAGGGTTATCGCAAGGCGTTGCGGCTGATGCGACTGGCGGATAAATTTCAGCTCCCGATCGTTTCCCTGATCGACACTCCCGGCGCTTATCCCGGCGTCGGCGCGGAGGAGCGTCACATTGCGGAATCCATTGCGGTAAATATTCGCGAAATGATGCTGCTGAACGTGCCGATTGTTTCCGTAGTCATTGGCGAAGGCGGCTCGGGCGGCGCGCTCGGAATTGGTGTCGCCGATCACGTTTTGATCATGGAAAATGCCTATTATTCCGTGATCAGCCCCGAGGGTTGCGCGGCGATTTTGTGGAAACACCGTAGCTTCGCCCCGGAGGCAGCGGAGGCATTGAAACTTTCCTCCACTCACTTGGTCGAACTCGGCCTTGTCGATGGCGTGGTCCGCGAACCCGAGGGCGGGGCACATCACGATCCGAAGGCTTCGGCGGAGCTTTTAAAAGCCTCGCTGCTGGCCTCGCTCGATGCCTTGAGCCCAGTGCCGAGGGAGCAACTCCTACAGGCGCGCTACGAGAAGTTCCGAAACTTCGGCAAATTTTTCGACCCCGACTCAAACTCCGATGTAGTGCGTGCGGCCAAAAGGCGGGCTTAG
- a CDS encoding LysM peptidoglycan-binding domain-containing protein translates to MKTIVKVLVLLILVAGIFGGAAWYAYNLYLKPQKIVKSKAAITAKAAPTPDRSSADFDAVTASLKGKPRTEAIAALQQFLTDHPSSNKISDARKMLGDLNIEEFFSRTPGPNKTEYTVVPGDSLARIASKNKVSFDLIIRANNIDRLLIHPGDRFIIPTGNFSLEISAKDKLITLKDNGVFFKDYPLVVASLPPNPSAEGIVVSEKIAWHDGKRVAFGDKNYVGSSRWITLSSNGLTLWSVIEDGSPADVEVPGAGAQLSPGDLEEIFALVNRGTPVTILP, encoded by the coding sequence ATGAAAACTATCGTCAAAGTATTGGTCTTGCTCATCCTCGTCGCCGGCATTTTCGGCGGAGCCGCCTGGTATGCCTACAACCTCTATCTGAAGCCGCAGAAAATCGTGAAATCGAAGGCCGCGATCACTGCGAAAGCCGCGCCGACGCCGGACCGATCTTCGGCCGATTTCGATGCCGTGACCGCGAGTTTGAAGGGTAAGCCGCGCACGGAAGCCATCGCCGCCTTGCAGCAATTTCTCACCGACCATCCGAGTTCCAATAAAATCTCCGACGCCCGCAAGATGCTCGGCGATCTGAATATTGAAGAATTTTTCTCGCGCACACCGGGGCCGAACAAGACCGAATACACCGTCGTCCCCGGTGATTCGCTGGCCCGCATCGCGTCGAAAAACAAGGTGTCGTTCGACCTCATCATTCGCGCCAACAACATCGACCGGCTCCTGATTCATCCGGGAGATCGCTTCATCATTCCGACCGGAAATTTCAGCCTGGAGATCTCGGCCAAGGACAAACTGATCACGCTGAAGGACAACGGCGTATTCTTCAAAGATTACCCGCTCGTCGTCGCCAGCCTGCCGCCCAATCCGTCGGCGGAAGGGATCGTCGTGAGCGAGAAAATCGCCTGGCACGACGGCAAACGCGTGGCCTTTGGAGACAAGAATTACGTCGGTAGCAGCCGCTGGATCACGTTGTCCAGCAACGGGTTAACCCTCTGGTCGGTGATCGAGGACGGCAGTCCGGCGGATGTCGAGGTGCCGGGCGCTGGGGCGCAGTTGAGTCCGGGCGATCTGGAGGAAATTTTTGCGCTCGTTAATCGTGGAACACCGGTTACGATTTTGCCCTGA
- a CDS encoding glycosyltransferase family 39 protein encodes MNRVRNLARWETWFGVALLVFLAVWRWRAISRFRIDSDEPQHLHVVWGWTRGLLPYRDFFDNHTPLFHIFYAPLLSLLGERADILVAMRIAELPLFALTLWCVYALGRRIYDVRTGWWAMLLTACEATFFFTSLEFRADVLWALLWMLTLLVLLSADKNGTRLFLAGLLLGATLGTSIKTALLIVSFTLAAAFWLVLQKLSRSPIEWKKIAGQFALLVAGSLIIPLALTGYIQWRGGLREMVYCLFHHNTRSAASVPEFDPTMLVFPGLLIAAVLVAWFLHREKKGIAFRSAFLVLGTAIYGGLLVSFWSLLTPLTNQDFLPLTPMLMLVLAPGLIWVTDRFPRWLQPLPGLTVVAGLLVPLLRDPIDNTPNPGRYERFLAIVLKLTGPDDYVMDAKGEAIFRRRPYYYCLETQTRRKLIAGDLPDDIPERLIATRTAVTRTNRLPHRAEAFVEKHYLRIGRGTSVLGQDLTASDSTSAHYSFEVGVPERYVIVGKNGPVAGTLDGQPFTNAMELAPGPHQFIRTSPEQPLALFWARAAERGFSAFAARKLEDGDP; translated from the coding sequence ATGAACCGGGTCAGGAATCTGGCCCGCTGGGAGACTTGGTTCGGAGTCGCGCTGCTCGTTTTTCTGGCGGTGTGGCGCTGGCGGGCGATCAGCCGGTTTCGCATCGATTCGGACGAGCCACAGCATTTGCACGTCGTCTGGGGCTGGACGCGGGGACTGCTGCCTTACCGCGATTTTTTTGATAATCACACGCCGCTTTTCCACATTTTTTATGCGCCGTTACTGAGCTTGCTCGGCGAGCGCGCGGATATTTTAGTCGCGATGCGCATCGCGGAATTGCCGCTCTTCGCGCTGACCTTGTGGTGCGTTTATGCCTTGGGTCGAAGGATTTACGACGTGCGCACAGGTTGGTGGGCGATGTTGCTGACGGCCTGCGAGGCGACGTTTTTCTTTACCTCACTGGAGTTCCGGGCCGATGTGCTCTGGGCGTTGCTCTGGATGCTGACGCTTCTCGTTCTGCTCTCCGCAGATAAGAATGGAACTCGTCTCTTTCTGGCTGGCCTGCTCCTCGGCGCGACGCTCGGGACTTCCATTAAAACGGCGCTCCTCATCGTCAGTTTCACCCTTGCCGCCGCTTTCTGGCTCGTGCTGCAAAAGCTCTCCCGCAGTCCTATCGAGTGGAAAAAAATCGCGGGCCAGTTTGCCCTGCTCGTCGCCGGGAGCCTGATCATTCCGCTGGCACTCACCGGCTATATACAATGGCGCGGCGGCTTGCGGGAAATGGTTTACTGCCTGTTTCATCACAACACGCGGTCCGCCGCCAGCGTGCCGGAGTTCGATCCGACCATGTTGGTTTTCCCCGGCTTGCTGATCGCCGCCGTCCTAGTAGCATGGTTTCTCCATCGCGAAAAAAAAGGCATCGCTTTCCGGTCTGCATTTCTCGTTTTGGGCACCGCAATTTACGGCGGGCTGCTGGTCAGTTTCTGGTCTTTGCTGACGCCGCTGACGAATCAGGATTTCCTCCCGTTGACTCCGATGCTCATGCTGGTCCTGGCTCCCGGTTTGATCTGGGTGACCGACCGGTTTCCCCGCTGGCTGCAACCATTGCCAGGGCTGACTGTCGTCGCCGGTTTACTGGTGCCGTTGCTGCGCGATCCCATCGACAACACGCCAAACCCCGGTCGCTACGAGCGGTTTCTCGCCATTGTGCTCAAACTCACCGGGCCCGACGACTACGTGATGGACGCGAAGGGCGAGGCGATCTTCCGGCGGCGTCCTTATTACTATTGTCTCGAAACGCAGACGCGCCGGAAATTGATCGCGGGCGATCTGCCAGACGACATTCCCGAGCGTCTCATCGCCACTCGGACGGCAGTGACCCGCACCAACCGCCTGCCCCATCGCGCCGAGGCGTTTGTGGAAAAACATTACCTCCGCATCGGACGCGGCACGTCCGTTTTGGGTCAGGATCTCACCGCATCCGACTCCACCTCCGCTCACTATTCCTTCGAGGTCGGTGTGCCCGAGCGCTACGTGATCGTCGGAAAAAATGGCCCGGTCGCCGGCACGCTCGACGGCCAGCCCTTTACGAATGCGATGGAACTCGCCCCTGGTCCGCACCAGTTCATCCGCACCTCGCCGGAGCAGCCGCTCGCCCTCTTTTGGGCTCGCGCCGCAGAAAGGGGATTCTCCGCCTTCGCCGCTCGCAAATTGGAGGACGGCGACCCGTGA
- the serB gene encoding phosphoserine phosphatase SerB, with the protein MKQILTIVNTDGLPIETRLSVEALLERTSVQVEEIQQLDCAVDVTFTGAISDVELANWAAPRQVDYAVQDAATRMKKLLVTDMESTLVENEFLDDIAAFCGVGERVKAITARAMNGEIDFAGSLQERVALLAGQPAGILDRAYENIRWMAGAKEMFEALNAHQIRTIIVSGGFKFFTSRVREILGAGEDFSNDPIIENDTLTGAPVLPVGGREEKQRILESTATQMGISLAETIAIGDGANDLPMLQTAGLGIAYHAKPAVNAAVKCRIQHSDLRAVLYFMGIAPK; encoded by the coding sequence ATGAAACAGATTTTGACGATTGTGAACACCGATGGGTTGCCGATTGAAACGCGCCTCAGCGTCGAGGCGCTTCTCGAGCGCACCAGCGTGCAGGTGGAGGAAATCCAGCAGCTCGATTGCGCGGTCGATGTGACATTTACCGGGGCGATCTCCGATGTGGAACTGGCAAATTGGGCCGCGCCGCGACAGGTCGATTACGCGGTGCAGGATGCTGCGACCCGGATGAAAAAACTGCTCGTCACCGACATGGAATCGACCTTGGTGGAAAACGAATTTCTCGACGACATCGCGGCGTTTTGCGGAGTCGGCGAGCGAGTCAAGGCGATCACCGCGCGCGCGATGAATGGCGAGATCGACTTCGCCGGTTCGCTCCAGGAACGCGTCGCCCTGCTGGCGGGCCAGCCTGCGGGAATCCTGGATCGCGCCTACGAAAACATCCGCTGGATGGCGGGCGCGAAGGAGATGTTCGAGGCGCTGAACGCGCACCAGATCCGCACGATCATCGTCTCGGGTGGCTTCAAGTTTTTCACGAGTCGAGTTAGGGAGATATTGGGCGCGGGCGAGGATTTTTCCAACGATCCGATCATTGAAAACGACACGCTCACCGGCGCGCCTGTGCTGCCCGTTGGGGGCCGTGAGGAGAAGCAACGCATCCTCGAATCGACTGCAACTCAAATGGGCATTTCTCTCGCGGAAACCATCGCCATCGGCGACGGCGCGAACGATTTACCCATGCTTCAAACCGCCGGACTCGGCATCGCCTACCACGCCAAACCCGCAGTAAACGCCGCCGTGAAATGCCGCATTCAACACTCGGATCTGCGCGCCGTCCTGTATTTCATGGGCATCGCACCCAAATGA
- a CDS encoding phospho-sugar mutase: MSDRFSLIESAVANAQLLPATAENIQLLLSRSTDPVAAASIDELIATGNWTELNDRFFRTLAFGTGGLRGRTIGKTVTAAEHGTLNALGRPQFPCIGTNAMNFYNISRATQGLVAYLKNVVPAGSKPSIAIAHDTRHFSRDFAEYVAKVATELGCDIYLCAAPRSTPELSFAVRHVGATAGIVLTASHNPPHDNGFKVYFSDGAQVVEPHATGIIKQVNAVESDIYTPVADPGTLHVLADELDAAYMTRLESLLLDPAMVKASDLKVVFTPIHGTGGEIIVPMLKRLGFSYSTVVEQDVRDGRFPTVKSPNPENADALAMGVALAEKTEADVVIATDPDCDRMGVAYRSSNGAMELLTGNQIGSLMAWYRATTLFAQGILTSANKKNAVIIKTYVTTDLQKAIAEKLGIRCVETLTGFKYIGEKLGKYENQIPMELRSNYRQLSDAETRKLRLEHSSFYVFGGEESYGYSGADFARDKDGNGATVMFAEVAAYAKTNGLTLDQLLDHIYAEFGYYLENAKSLTFEGAEGAAQIAKLVASYASHPPTVLADSPVAKTTNFAVEDLTDIEGDAIPKEKMLMIELTDGRRIAVRPSGTEPKIKFYLFAKVSPPADRPFTPEELAALKESTVHSLAHLWSNIETDVAIRLL; this comes from the coding sequence ATGAGTGATCGTTTCTCCCTAATTGAATCCGCCGTCGCCAACGCCCAGCTTCTCCCAGCCACGGCGGAAAATATCCAGCTTCTCCTCTCGCGCAGCACCGATCCGGTGGCCGCCGCGAGCATCGACGAATTGATCGCGACGGGGAATTGGACGGAACTGAACGACCGCTTTTTTCGCACGCTGGCCTTTGGCACCGGCGGCCTGCGCGGACGCACCATCGGCAAGACGGTGACCGCCGCCGAGCACGGGACTTTGAACGCACTCGGGCGGCCGCAGTTTCCCTGCATCGGGACGAATGCGATGAATTTTTATAACATCAGCCGCGCCACGCAGGGTCTGGTCGCGTATCTGAAAAACGTGGTGCCCGCCGGCAGCAAACCGAGCATCGCCATCGCGCACGACACGCGCCATTTCTCCCGCGACTTCGCCGAGTATGTGGCGAAGGTGGCCACGGAACTCGGCTGCGATATTTATCTCTGCGCCGCGCCGCGCTCGACGCCGGAATTGAGCTTCGCCGTGCGCCATGTGGGAGCAACGGCGGGAATCGTGCTGACGGCGAGCCACAACCCGCCGCACGACAACGGGTTTAAGGTGTATTTCAGCGACGGCGCGCAGGTGGTGGAGCCGCACGCGACGGGGATTATCAAGCAGGTGAACGCAGTGGAAAGCGACATTTACACGCCCGTGGCCGATCCCGGCACGCTTCATGTGTTGGCCGATGAACTCGACGCCGCCTATATGACGCGGCTGGAGTCGCTCCTGCTCGACCCGGCGATGGTGAAGGCGTCGGATTTGAAGGTGGTCTTTACGCCGATCCACGGCACGGGTGGCGAGATCATTGTGCCGATGCTGAAGCGACTCGGGTTTAGCTATTCCACGGTCGTGGAGCAGGATGTGCGGGACGGACGTTTCCCGACGGTGAAAAGTCCGAATCCCGAAAATGCCGACGCGCTGGCGATGGGCGTGGCGCTTGCGGAAAAAACGGAGGCGGATGTGGTGATCGCCACCGATCCCGACTGCGACCGCATGGGAGTCGCGTATCGTTCATCGAATGGCGCGATGGAATTGCTCACGGGGAATCAGATCGGCTCGCTGATGGCGTGGTATCGCGCGACGACGTTGTTCGCTCAGGGCATACTAACCTCGGCCAACAAAAAGAACGCGGTCATCATCAAGACCTACGTCACAACCGACCTGCAAAAAGCCATTGCCGAAAAGCTCGGCATCCGCTGCGTCGAGACGCTCACCGGTTTTAAATACATCGGCGAAAAACTCGGCAAATACGAAAACCAGATTCCGATGGAACTCCGGTCTAACTATCGCCAGCTATCCGATGCCGAGACGCGCAAACTGCGTCTGGAGCATTCCAGTTTCTATGTCTTCGGCGGCGAGGAAAGCTACGGTTACAGCGGGGCGGATTTTGCCCGCGACAAGGACGGTAATGGAGCGACGGTGATGTTTGCCGAGGTGGCGGCCTACGCCAAGACGAACGGCCTGACGCTCGACCAGTTGCTCGATCACATTTACGCGGAGTTCGGTTACTATCTGGAGAATGCGAAATCGCTCACTTTCGAGGGCGCGGAAGGCGCGGCGCAGATCGCGAAACTGGTCGCCAGCTACGCCAGCCATCCGCCGACGGTTCTCGCCGACAGCCCGGTGGCGAAGACGACGAATTTCGCCGTGGAAGATCTCACCGACATCGAGGGCGACGCCATTCCCAAGGAAAAAATGCTCATGATCGAGCTAACCGATGGCCGTCGCATCGCGGTTCGCCCCTCGGGTACGGAACCGAAGATCAAGTTCTATCTCTTCGCCAAAGTGAGCCCGCCCGCAGATCGTCCGTTCACTCCCGAGGAACTGGCCGCGCTCAAGGAATCAACCGTCCATTCGCTGGCTCATCTCTGGTCTAACATCGAGACCGACGTGGCAATCCGGCTGCTCTAA